Proteins from a genomic interval of Callospermophilus lateralis isolate mCalLat2 chromosome 1, mCalLat2.hap1, whole genome shotgun sequence:
- the Ddx55 gene encoding ATP-dependent RNA helicase DDX55: MEHVTEGSWGSLPVPLHPRVLGALRELGFPSMTPVQSATIPLFMRNKDVAAEAVTGSGKTLAFVIPILEILLRREEKLKKSQVGAIIITPTRELAIQIDEVLSHFTKHFPQISQILWIGGRNPGEDVERFRRQGGNIIVATPGRLEDMFRRKNEGLDLISCVKSLDVLVLDEADRLLDMGFEASINTILEFLPKQRRTGLFSATQTQEVENLVRAGLRNPVRISVKEKGVAASSTQKTPSRLENYYMVCKADEKFNQLVHFLRNHKQEKHLVFFSTCACVEYYGKALEALVKNVKIMCIHGKMKHKRNKIFMEFRKLRGGILVCTDVMARGIDIPEVNWVLQYDPPSNASAFVHRCGRTARIGHGGSALVFLLPMEESYVNFLAINQKCPLQEMKLQKNTVDLLPKLRALALADRAVFEKGMKAFVSCVQAYAKHECSLIFRLKDLDFASLARGFALLRMPKMPELRGKQFPDFVPVDINTDTIPFKDKAREKQRQKLLEEQRKEKMENEGRRKFMKNKAWSKQKAKKERKKKMNEKRKREEGSDIEDEDMEELLNDTRLLKKFKKGKITEEQLEKGLLTSGKRRATTADLEMSDLDDDC, encoded by the exons ATGGAGCACGTGACGGAGGGCTCCTGGGGGTCCCTGCCCGTGCCGCTGCACCCGCGGGTGCTGGGTGCGCTGCGGGAGCTGGGTTTCCCGTCCATGACGCCGGTGCAG TCTGCAACCATCCCTTTGTTCATGAGAAATAAAGACGTCGCTGCAGAAGCG GTCACAGGTAGTGGCAAAACGCTGGCCTTTGTCATCCCCATCCTGGAAATTCTTCTGAGAAGGGAAGAGAAGTTAAAAAAGAGTCAG GTGGGAGCCATAATCATCACCCCAACTCGAGAGCTGGCCATTCAAATCGATGAGGTCCTGTCGCATTTCACGAAGCACTTCCCACAGATCAG ccagattctttgGATTGGAGGcaggaaccctggagaagatgttgagagGTTCAGGCGACAAGG GGGAAATATCATAGTGGCGACTCCAGGCCGCCTGGAGGACATGTTCCGGAGGAAGAATGAGGGCTTGGACCTCATCAGCTGTGTGAAGTCCCTGGATGTCCTGGTGCTGGATGAGGCAGACAGACTTCTGGACATGGGATTTGAAGCAAG cataaaCACCATTCTGGAGTTTTTGCCAAAGCAGAGGAGGACGGGCCTTTTCTCTGCCACACAGACACAGGAAGTGGAGAACTTGGTGAGAGCAGGCCTCCGGAACCCTGTCCGCATCTCAGTGAAGGAGAAGGGTGTGGCGGCCAGCAGCACCCAGAAGACCCCCTCCCGCCTGGAGAACTACTACATG GTGTGTAAGGCAGATGAGAAATTTAATCAGTTGGTGCATTTTCTTCGAAATCATAAACAGGAGAAACATCTGGTCTTCTTCAG CACCTGCGCCTGTGTGGAATACTATGGCAAGGCTCTGGAGGCCCTTGTGAAGAACGTGAAGATAATGTGCATTCATGGAAAGATGAAACACAAGCGCAACAAGATCTTCATGGAGTTCCGCAAGTTGCGGGG TGGGATTTTGGTGTGCACTGACGTGATGGCGCGGGGGATTGACATTCCTGAAGTGAACTGGGTTTTGCAGTATGACCCTCCCAGCAATGCCAG TGCCTTTGTCCATCGCTGTGGCCGCACAGCCCGCATTGGCCATGGGGGCAGCGCCCTGGTGTTTCTCCTGCCCATGGAAGAGTCGTATGTCAATTTCCTGGCAATTAACCAAAAA TGCCCCCTGCAGGAGATGAAACTTCAGAAGAACACAGTGGACCTGCTGCCCAAGCTCAGGGCCCTGGCCCTGGCAGACAGAGCGGTGTTTGAAAAGGGCATGAAAGCCTTTGTGTCCTGTGTCCAGGCCTACGCAAAGCATGAGTGCAGCCTCATCTTCAGATTGAAGG aTCTTGATTTTGCTAGTCTTGCTCGAGGTTTCGCCCTGCTGAGGATGCCCAAGATGCCAGAACTGAGAGGAAAGCAATTTCCAGATTTTGTGCCTGTGGACATTAATACAGACACGATTCCATTTAAAGATAAAGCTAGAGAAAAGCAGAGGCAGAAACTACTGGAGgaacaaagaaaagagaaaatggaaaatgaagGGAGAAGGAAATTCATGAAAAATAAAGCTTGGTCGAAGCAGAAGGccaaaaaggaaaggaagaaaaagatgaatgaaaaaaggaaaagggaagaG GGTTCTGATATCGAAGACGAGGATATGGAGGAACTTCTTAATGACACAAGGCTCTTGAAAAAGTTTAAGAAAGGCAAAATTACtgaagaacaacttgagaaggggTTGTTGACAAGTGGCAAAAGAAGAGCCACAACAGCAGATTTGGAGATGTCAGATTTGGACGATGACTGCTGA
- the Eif2b1 gene encoding translation initiation factor eIF2B subunit alpha isoform X3, which yields MDDGELIEYFKSQMKEDPDMASAVAAIRTLLEFLKRDKGETIQGLRANLTSAIETLCGVDSSVAVSSGGELFLRFISLTSLEYSDYSKCKKIMIERGELFLRRISLSRNKIADLCHTFIKDGARILTHAYSRVVLRVLEAAVAAKKRFSVYITESQPDLAGKKMAKALSHLNVPVTVVLDAAVGYIMEKVDLVIVGAEGVVENGGIINKIGSHQMAVCAKAQNKPFYVVAESFKFVRLFPLNQQDVPDKFKYKADTLKSAQTGQDLREEHPWVDYTSPSLITLLFTDLGVLTPSAVSDELIKLYL from the exons ATGGACGACGGGG AATTAATTGAATACTTCAAATCTCAGATGAAAGAAGATCCTGACATGGCCTCAGCAGTGGCTGCCATCCGGACTTTGCTGGAGTTCCTGAAGAGGGATAAAG GGGAGACAATCCAGGGCCTGAGAGCAAATCTCACCAGCGCCATAGAAACCCTGTGTGGTGTGGACTCCTCCGTGGCAGTGTCCTCTGGTGGAGAGCTCTTCCTTCGTTTCATCAGCCTTACCTCCCTGGAGTACTCG GATTACTCTAAATGTAAAAAGATCATGATTGagcgaggagagctttttctcagGAGAATATCCCTGTCGAGAAATAAAATTGCTGATCTATGCCATACTTTCATCAAAGATGGGGCG AGAATATTGACTCACGCCTACTCCAGAGTGGTCCTGAGAGTGCTTGAAGCAGCTGTGGCAGCCAAGAAGCGCTTTAGCGTGTACATTACAGAGTCGCAGCCTGATCTGGCGGG TAAGAAAATGGCCAAAGCGCTCTCTCACCTCAACGTCCCAGTCACCGTGGTGCTGGATGCTGCTGTTGG CTACATCATGGAGAAAGTAGACCTCGTCATAGTCGGCGCTGAAGGAGTCGTTGAAAACGGAGGTATTATTAACAAG ATTGGGAGCCACCAAATGGCCGTGTGCGCCAAGGCACAGAACAAGCCTTTCTATGTGGTTGCAGAAAGCTTCAAGTTTGTGCGGCTCTTCCCACTAAACCAGCAAGATGTCCCAGATAAATTTAAG TACAAGGCAGATACTCTGAAGTCTGCACAGACTGgacaggacctgagagaggagcaCCCATGGGTGGACTACACCTCCCCTTCGTTAATCACCCTACTATTCACAGACCTGGGCGTGCTCACACCCTCAGCAGTCAGTGATGAACTCATCAAGCTCTATCTATAA
- the Eif2b1 gene encoding translation initiation factor eIF2B subunit alpha isoform X2, translating to MKEDPDMASAVAAIRTLLEFLKRDKGETIQGLRANLTSAIETLCGVDSSVAVSSGGELFLRFISLTSLEYSDYSKCKKIMIERGELFLRRISLSRNKIADLCHTFIKDGARILTHAYSRVVLRVLEAAVAAKKRFSVYITESQPDLAGKKMAKALSHLNVPVTVVLDAAVGYIMEKVDLVIVGAEGVVENGGIINKVGARVLPVPAPDKGLLLTECQRALCVLFVLLQILASGLQQGIKFSLQIGSDFLPSFLPGSVVHTCNQSQWFQRLRQECSHEFKTSLSKIEALSNSVTPSLNKIQNRAGDVAQWLSALEYPVPPHTAKKRKHSYKN from the exons ATGAAAGAAGATCCTGACATGGCCTCAGCAGTGGCTGCCATCCGGACTTTGCTGGAGTTCCTGAAGAGGGATAAAG GGGAGACAATCCAGGGCCTGAGAGCAAATCTCACCAGCGCCATAGAAACCCTGTGTGGTGTGGACTCCTCCGTGGCAGTGTCCTCTGGTGGAGAGCTCTTCCTTCGTTTCATCAGCCTTACCTCCCTGGAGTACTCG GATTACTCTAAATGTAAAAAGATCATGATTGagcgaggagagctttttctcagGAGAATATCCCTGTCGAGAAATAAAATTGCTGATCTATGCCATACTTTCATCAAAGATGGGGCG AGAATATTGACTCACGCCTACTCCAGAGTGGTCCTGAGAGTGCTTGAAGCAGCTGTGGCAGCCAAGAAGCGCTTTAGCGTGTACATTACAGAGTCGCAGCCTGATCTGGCGGG TAAGAAAATGGCCAAAGCGCTCTCTCACCTCAACGTCCCAGTCACCGTGGTGCTGGATGCTGCTGTTGG CTACATCATGGAGAAAGTAGACCTCGTCATAGTCGGCGCTGAAGGAGTCGTTGAAAACGGAGGTATTATTAACAAGGTAGGAGCAAGGGTTCTCCCAGTTCCTGCTCCAGACAAGGGGCTATTACTGACAGAATGCCAGAGAGCTTTATGTGTCCTGTTCGTTCTACTCCAAATCTTAGCCTCAGGACTTCAGCAAGGTATCAAGTTTTCACTCCAAATTGGTTccgatttccttccttccttccttccgggctcagtggtgcacacctgtaatcaatCCCAGTggtttcagaggctgaggcaggagtgcagtcatgagttcaaaaccagcctcagcaaaattgaggcactaagcaactcagtgacaccgtctctaaataaaatccaaaatagggctggggatgtggctcagtggttaagtgcccttgaatacccagtacccccccacactgccaaaaaaagaaaacatagctACAAAAATTAA
- the Eif2b1 gene encoding translation initiation factor eIF2B subunit alpha isoform X1 translates to MDDGELIEYFKSQMKEDPDMASAVAAIRTLLEFLKRDKGETIQGLRANLTSAIETLCGVDSSVAVSSGGELFLRFISLTSLEYSDYSKCKKIMIERGELFLRRISLSRNKIADLCHTFIKDGARILTHAYSRVVLRVLEAAVAAKKRFSVYITESQPDLAGKKMAKALSHLNVPVTVVLDAAVGYIMEKVDLVIVGAEGVVENGGIINKVGARVLPVPAPDKGLLLTECQRALCVLFVLLQILASGLQQGIKFSLQIGSDFLPSFLPGSVVHTCNQSQWFQRLRQECSHEFKTSLSKIEALSNSVTPSLNKIQNRAGDVAQWLSALEYPVPPHTAKKRKHSYKN, encoded by the exons ATGGACGACGGGG AATTAATTGAATACTTCAAATCTCAGATGAAAGAAGATCCTGACATGGCCTCAGCAGTGGCTGCCATCCGGACTTTGCTGGAGTTCCTGAAGAGGGATAAAG GGGAGACAATCCAGGGCCTGAGAGCAAATCTCACCAGCGCCATAGAAACCCTGTGTGGTGTGGACTCCTCCGTGGCAGTGTCCTCTGGTGGAGAGCTCTTCCTTCGTTTCATCAGCCTTACCTCCCTGGAGTACTCG GATTACTCTAAATGTAAAAAGATCATGATTGagcgaggagagctttttctcagGAGAATATCCCTGTCGAGAAATAAAATTGCTGATCTATGCCATACTTTCATCAAAGATGGGGCG AGAATATTGACTCACGCCTACTCCAGAGTGGTCCTGAGAGTGCTTGAAGCAGCTGTGGCAGCCAAGAAGCGCTTTAGCGTGTACATTACAGAGTCGCAGCCTGATCTGGCGGG TAAGAAAATGGCCAAAGCGCTCTCTCACCTCAACGTCCCAGTCACCGTGGTGCTGGATGCTGCTGTTGG CTACATCATGGAGAAAGTAGACCTCGTCATAGTCGGCGCTGAAGGAGTCGTTGAAAACGGAGGTATTATTAACAAGGTAGGAGCAAGGGTTCTCCCAGTTCCTGCTCCAGACAAGGGGCTATTACTGACAGAATGCCAGAGAGCTTTATGTGTCCTGTTCGTTCTACTCCAAATCTTAGCCTCAGGACTTCAGCAAGGTATCAAGTTTTCACTCCAAATTGGTTccgatttccttccttccttccttccgggctcagtggtgcacacctgtaatcaatCCCAGTggtttcagaggctgaggcaggagtgcagtcatgagttcaaaaccagcctcagcaaaattgaggcactaagcaactcagtgacaccgtctctaaataaaatccaaaatagggctggggatgtggctcagtggttaagtgcccttgaatacccagtacccccccacactgccaaaaaaagaaaacatagctACAAAAATTAA